In Porphyromonas cangingivalis, a genomic segment contains:
- a CDS encoding anthranilate synthase component II encodes MKRILIINHHDSFVYNLVQIIRERTDCAYKFINTEDLDENLSLLKDYEYILLSPGPGHPEEFPHLIPTILRCVETHSILGVCLGMQAIALAFGGKIECLPKPKHGHKSRITISDNGSRKLFEGLSAPIFVARYHSWVVSKEHLPSCLSIDAYDEDINIAALSHKKYPIWGVQFHPESVITEQGRAIIDNWLK; translated from the coding sequence ATGAAACGAATACTCATAATCAATCATCATGACTCGTTCGTATACAATCTCGTACAGATCATACGAGAACGGACAGACTGTGCTTATAAGTTTATAAATACAGAGGATTTAGATGAAAATTTAAGTTTGTTGAAAGATTATGAATATATCCTACTTTCTCCCGGGCCGGGACATCCGGAGGAGTTTCCTCACCTGATTCCTACAATTCTAAGATGTGTGGAAACGCACTCCATACTTGGAGTTTGCTTGGGAATGCAAGCTATTGCACTTGCATTTGGAGGAAAAATAGAGTGCTTGCCGAAGCCAAAACACGGACACAAAAGCCGGATAACCATCAGTGACAACGGAAGTAGAAAGTTGTTCGAAGGGCTTTCAGCACCTATATTTGTAGCGAGGTACCACTCTTGGGTTGTCAGCAAAGAGCATTTGCCTTCTTGTTTGAGTATAGATGCTTATGATGAAGACATCAATATTGCAGCGTTGTCACATAAGAAATATCCGATTTGGGGGGTACAGTTTCATCCGGAATCTGTGATTACGGAACAAGGTCGGGCAATAATAGACAATTGGTTAAAGTAG
- the mnmE gene encoding tRNA uridine-5-carboxymethylaminomethyl(34) synthesis GTPase MnmE has product MSFYSINQTICALATPMGRSAIGVIKISGTIAFDVLKRVFKPLSKKDYDPLSQHVSYGWIVDPQNDEYIDDVVVVTYVNPKSYTGEDMVEISCHGSPYILSEVMKLLIASGVRPAEGGEFTKRAFANGKMDLSQAEAVADVISSTNKAALRMSMSQMRGHFSRKIEALRETLIRFCSLLELELDFSEEDVEFADRKALTDSCSSILGELKELSSSFEKGRVIKNGIPIAIAGATNAGKSTLLNALLEDDRAIVSDIHGTTRDAIEDTVILGGREFRFIDTAGIRDTDDPIESIGINRSFEKINQASLTLWMIDASDKELDLHTLLQNITQHASKSSICALINKRDIVSAHEIEQITHVLKQSGISTIMAISAKDHQDIAKVKEEILRHFEDLNVGENDIIVSNLRHATAIQDAMVHLETVLNGLSLSIPGDLLAQDLRAAINHLGEVVGNVSSDDILHSIFKNFCIGK; this is encoded by the coding sequence ATGTCGTTTTACTCCATCAATCAAACGATTTGCGCACTTGCTACTCCCATGGGGAGATCAGCCATTGGCGTCATAAAGATATCGGGGACTATTGCCTTTGATGTACTCAAAAGGGTATTTAAGCCTTTGAGCAAAAAGGACTATGATCCCCTATCCCAACACGTGAGTTATGGATGGATTGTGGATCCCCAAAATGATGAGTATATCGACGATGTCGTGGTCGTCACTTACGTCAACCCTAAATCCTATACCGGAGAGGATATGGTGGAGATATCGTGCCATGGTTCACCGTACATCTTGAGTGAGGTTATGAAGTTGCTGATTGCTTCGGGTGTACGACCTGCAGAGGGTGGAGAGTTCACGAAAAGAGCCTTTGCCAATGGTAAGATGGACCTTAGCCAGGCCGAGGCTGTAGCAGATGTCATCTCAAGTACGAATAAAGCTGCTCTCAGGATGTCTATGAGTCAAATGCGTGGACATTTTAGCAGAAAGATAGAAGCCCTTAGAGAGACCCTTATCAGGTTTTGCTCGTTACTTGAATTGGAGTTGGATTTCAGTGAAGAAGATGTCGAATTTGCAGATCGAAAGGCTCTGACAGATTCTTGTTCTTCGATTTTAGGTGAACTGAAGGAGTTAAGCAGTAGTTTTGAGAAAGGCAGGGTCATCAAAAACGGGATCCCTATTGCCATTGCAGGGGCTACAAATGCCGGTAAGTCTACCCTTTTGAACGCACTTTTGGAAGACGATAGAGCCATTGTCTCGGATATCCATGGCACTACCCGCGATGCGATAGAGGATACGGTGATACTCGGAGGACGAGAGTTCAGGTTTATAGATACAGCCGGTATACGAGATACAGATGATCCTATCGAAAGCATCGGGATTAACAGATCCTTTGAAAAGATCAATCAAGCCTCTCTCACCCTTTGGATGATCGATGCCTCAGACAAAGAGCTTGATCTACATACACTCCTTCAGAACATAACCCAACATGCCTCCAAAAGTAGTATTTGTGCTCTGATCAATAAAAGGGATATAGTGAGTGCCCATGAAATAGAGCAAATAACTCATGTGCTCAAACAGTCAGGCATATCTACGATCATGGCGATAAGTGCGAAAGATCACCAAGATATTGCCAAAGTCAAGGAAGAGATACTCCGACATTTTGAAGATCTGAATGTAGGAGAAAATGATATCATTGTCTCAAATCTTCGCCATGCGACAGCGATACAAGATGCCATGGTTCATCTCGAAACAGTCCTCAATGGTCTTTCTTTAAGTATTCCTGGCGACCTTTTGGCACAAGACCTAAGAGCTGCCATAAACCACCTCGGAGAAGTCGTAGGCAATGTATCTTCAGACGACATCCTTCACTCCATCTTCAAAAACTTCTGCATCGGCAAGTAA
- a CDS encoding NAD(P)H-dependent flavin oxidoreductase — translation MKNRVTELFQIQYPIISGGMVWCSGHELATAVSEAGGLGLVGAGSMYPEILRGHIQKTKKATNKPFGVNIPLMYPDVDAIMKIILDEHVPIVFTSAGNPKTWTKTLQAEGIKVAHVVSSSKFALKSQDAGVDAVVAEGFEAGGHNGREETTTMCLIPSVVDAVEIPVIAAGGIGSGRAMMAAFSLGAEGVQVGTAFALSEESSAHPDFKARCLTLQEGDTKLVLKKVSPTRLLTSDFLTAVEEAEGRGATADELRELLGRGRSKKGIFEGDMVNGELEIGQISAAIDEILPASRILENMIKEFYEVQEKIRNYTR, via the coding sequence ATGAAAAATCGAGTAACAGAACTATTTCAGATACAATACCCTATCATCTCCGGTGGTATGGTTTGGTGTAGTGGTCATGAACTTGCAACAGCTGTCTCAGAGGCCGGTGGTTTGGGTCTCGTTGGAGCAGGCTCAATGTATCCTGAGATACTCAGAGGACACATTCAAAAAACTAAAAAAGCAACCAATAAGCCTTTTGGTGTCAACATACCTTTGATGTATCCAGATGTTGATGCTATCATGAAGATTATTTTGGACGAACACGTCCCTATTGTTTTCACCTCTGCTGGTAATCCCAAAACATGGACAAAGACCTTACAGGCGGAAGGTATAAAAGTTGCACATGTGGTGAGTAGCAGTAAATTTGCACTCAAGAGTCAAGATGCAGGTGTGGATGCTGTTGTGGCAGAGGGTTTTGAGGCCGGTGGACATAACGGTCGCGAGGAGACAACCACAATGTGTCTTATCCCTTCTGTAGTGGATGCAGTGGAGATTCCGGTGATTGCGGCCGGAGGCATTGGATCGGGACGTGCCATGATGGCAGCCTTCAGTCTTGGTGCTGAGGGAGTTCAGGTCGGAACTGCCTTTGCGCTTAGTGAGGAGAGTTCGGCTCATCCCGATTTCAAGGCCAGATGTCTCACTCTTCAAGAGGGAGATACGAAACTTGTTTTGAAGAAGGTTTCCCCTACTCGTCTGTTGACGAGCGACTTCCTTACTGCTGTCGAAGAGGCTGAAGGTAGAGGGGCAACGGCAGATGAACTGAGAGAACTCTTAGGGCGAGGTCGTAGTAAGAAAGGTATTTTTGAGGGAGATATGGTAAATGGAGAACTTGAGATTGGCCAAATCAGTGCTGCTATCGACGAGATTTTGCCCGCTTCACGCATTCTTGAAAATATGATTAAGGAGTTTTATGAAGTACAAGAAAAAATCCGCAATTATACTCGATAA
- a CDS encoding peptidase U32 family protein → MDRQLELLAPAKNADYGIEAIRHGADAVYIGAPSFGARAGAGNSLEDIERLISFAHIFGAKVYVALNTILKDEELSEARKLIHQLYNIGADAIIIQDYGLLMLDLPPIPLHASTQMDNVSVERIKFISDQGFEQVVIPREFSLNQIRRVHRTLPDIRLECFVHGALCVSYSGRCYAAAEFHDRSANRGACSQVCRLPFDLIDGKGRVLQRNKHLLSIKDLNRTELIADLIEAGVTSFKIEGRLKDLSYVKNVVSHYNLVINAFIAEHPEYSRRSHGEVDLKFIPQIDRVFNRGYTAFAQNGRKEDNLAAFDSPKSMGERVGTVTSIKGSVIRLQREPGKIISNGDGLAFYLPQGGTSGIKVNVSEGDKITLNKPSEGLKIGMSLYRNFDIDFERQMAKETAERKLPIHFRLYEQEDNKLCLSVETFDGIRTSVVESIKMEKSLSGDAITSITNVLNKCGNTFYKVSDINISPGLDDIFIPRSLLTGMRQKALGQLNDELRSFALKIRPTRPQPLNDSTYPEATVNYTANVFNRSAQLFYAKHGSTVTEMAYEMEKRSQKPLMYTKHCIRYSLGMCPHLQGYQGCFYEPWLLKSTHSDLTMRISFNCQECSMSLYKY, encoded by the coding sequence ATGGATCGTCAACTTGAACTTCTTGCTCCGGCAAAAAATGCAGATTATGGCATCGAGGCCATCAGGCATGGGGCTGACGCTGTGTACATCGGAGCTCCATCTTTTGGGGCTCGAGCCGGTGCCGGAAATTCGCTTGAGGACATAGAGCGTTTGATTTCTTTTGCGCATATTTTCGGTGCAAAAGTTTACGTTGCACTCAACACCATACTCAAGGATGAAGAATTGTCTGAAGCCCGAAAACTGATCCATCAACTCTACAATATAGGGGCAGATGCAATCATCATCCAAGATTATGGTTTGTTGATGCTGGATTTGCCTCCGATACCTTTGCACGCCAGCACCCAGATGGACAATGTGTCTGTCGAACGTATAAAGTTCATCTCCGATCAAGGTTTTGAGCAGGTTGTCATTCCCAGAGAGTTCAGCCTTAATCAAATACGAAGGGTGCATAGGACTCTCCCCGATATCAGGTTAGAGTGCTTTGTACACGGAGCTTTATGTGTCTCTTATAGTGGAAGGTGCTATGCTGCAGCCGAGTTTCACGATCGAAGTGCTAATCGAGGTGCATGCTCACAGGTCTGTCGTCTGCCATTCGATTTGATAGACGGAAAGGGTAGGGTATTGCAGCGTAACAAACACCTACTTTCTATCAAAGACCTTAATCGTACAGAACTGATTGCCGATCTCATAGAGGCCGGGGTTACCTCTTTCAAGATAGAAGGAAGACTCAAAGATTTATCTTATGTCAAAAATGTTGTCTCTCATTATAATCTGGTAATCAATGCTTTTATAGCCGAACATCCTGAATATTCGAGGCGTTCTCATGGAGAGGTGGATTTGAAGTTTATTCCACAGATTGATAGAGTTTTCAATAGGGGATATACGGCCTTTGCCCAAAATGGTCGTAAGGAGGATAATTTGGCAGCCTTTGACAGTCCCAAGTCGATGGGTGAAAGAGTAGGGACTGTCACGTCAATAAAAGGCAGTGTTATCAGGTTACAACGGGAGCCTGGCAAGATCATCTCAAATGGAGATGGTTTGGCATTTTATTTGCCACAGGGAGGCACTTCGGGGATAAAGGTAAATGTTTCAGAAGGAGATAAGATAACATTGAATAAACCTTCCGAAGGCTTGAAAATCGGCATGAGTCTATATCGAAATTTTGATATAGATTTTGAGCGACAGATGGCAAAAGAGACAGCTGAAAGAAAGCTACCGATACACTTTCGCCTTTATGAACAGGAAGATAATAAACTATGTCTCTCTGTAGAGACATTTGATGGTATTCGGACATCGGTTGTAGAATCCATTAAGATGGAAAAGTCGCTGAGTGGAGATGCTATTACCTCTATTACTAATGTCCTCAATAAGTGCGGAAACACTTTTTATAAGGTTTCCGACATCAATATCAGTCCCGGATTGGACGACATCTTCATTCCAAGAAGTCTGTTGACCGGTATGCGTCAAAAGGCTTTGGGACAGTTGAATGACGAATTGAGATCTTTTGCGCTAAAAATACGTCCGACCAGACCTCAACCACTAAACGACAGCACGTATCCTGAAGCTACGGTGAATTATACCGCAAATGTATTTAATCGATCTGCTCAGTTATTTTATGCGAAACATGGCTCTACTGTAACTGAGATGGCTTACGAGATGGAAAAACGATCACAGAAGCCTTTGATGTATACCAAACACTGTATACGTTATAGTCTCGGTATGTGCCCACATTTGCAGGGATATCAAGGCTGCTTTTATGAGCCGTGGCTATTAAAATCAACTCATAGTGATCTTACAATGAGGATATCCTTTAATTGTCAGGAGTGCTCGATGAGTCTCTATAAATATTGA
- a CDS encoding transglycosylase SLT domain-containing protein translates to MGAEYFKIRDFAADKGLTLSIRLSHSLDTLKQWVRDDSIDICITPMAMTRSHMEDFLFCGPTLNTSLVLLQRKGAQKVASVLDLADKKIHVVRNSVEDFRLRQIEDEIGPDKDFTIEYVDTLSVPDLLTLVAQDSIDYTVADRHIAGMFAQHYKGLDVKTKLSTPIRYGWVTHKGNTSLADTLAAFFDSKNLSREAENTMNFALYFGDPVAYPRYTKVDIPEGAISPYDDLFIKESERLGWHWTILAAIAFQESGFQSDIVGWSTATGLMGIMPATGRAFGATVEELKDPAVSVRVSVDCLLAIAKSYQDIEDENERIKFILASYNAGPAHIQDARRLAKKYGASPDLWDDNVREYVLLKSNPKYYNDPVCKYGFLRGRETVAYVSNIMARKDVYKAIMHNKEK, encoded by the coding sequence ATGGGTGCTGAGTACTTCAAGATCCGTGACTTTGCAGCAGATAAGGGCTTAACTCTGTCCATAAGACTGTCTCACTCCTTGGATACCCTCAAACAGTGGGTGAGGGATGACTCCATTGACATTTGCATCACTCCTATGGCGATGACAAGAAGCCACATGGAAGATTTTTTATTCTGCGGACCCACACTGAATACTTCATTGGTCTTGCTTCAGAGAAAAGGGGCTCAGAAGGTGGCTTCAGTCCTTGATCTTGCAGATAAAAAGATCCATGTCGTGAGGAACAGTGTCGAGGATTTTCGTCTTCGGCAGATAGAGGATGAAATAGGCCCGGATAAAGACTTCACCATAGAATATGTGGACACCCTCTCTGTCCCTGATCTTTTGACTTTGGTAGCGCAGGATAGTATCGACTACACTGTAGCCGATCGCCATATCGCCGGTATGTTTGCTCAGCATTACAAGGGGTTGGACGTCAAGACAAAGCTAAGTACGCCGATACGCTATGGATGGGTGACTCACAAAGGAAACACCTCACTTGCTGATACTTTGGCGGCCTTTTTTGATAGCAAAAATTTGAGTAGAGAGGCTGAAAATACGATGAATTTTGCTCTTTACTTTGGCGATCCGGTGGCTTACCCCAGATATACCAAGGTCGATATACCTGAGGGGGCAATATCTCCCTATGATGATCTCTTCATCAAAGAGAGCGAGAGGTTGGGGTGGCATTGGACTATATTGGCAGCGATTGCTTTTCAGGAATCCGGATTTCAGAGTGATATAGTGGGGTGGAGTACAGCTACCGGACTTATGGGTATCATGCCGGCAACAGGTCGGGCATTCGGAGCCACTGTGGAAGAACTCAAAGATCCCGCAGTATCTGTCCGTGTTTCTGTCGACTGTCTTTTAGCCATAGCAAAAAGCTATCAGGATATCGAGGATGAGAATGAGAGGATAAAGTTCATCTTGGCTTCGTACAATGCAGGGCCTGCACACATACAGGATGCCCGCCGATTGGCGAAGAAGTATGGTGCTTCGCCGGATCTCTGGGATGACAATGTCAGAGAGTATGTGCTTCTGAAGAGCAATCCGAAGTATTATAATGATCCTGTATGTAAGTACGGCTTCTTGAGAGGTAGAGAGACAGTGGCCTATGTCTCAAACATCATGGCTCGAAAGGATGTCTACAAGGCTATCATGCACAACAAAGAGAAATAG
- a CDS encoding CTP synthase: MNTSSGTKYIFVTGGVVSSLGKGIVAASLGKLLQARGYRVTIQKFDPYINIDPGTLNPYEHGECYVTTDGHEADLDLGHYERFLNISTTRANNITTGRIYQNVIQKERRGDYLGKTVQVVPHITDEIKRNVKLLGSKGEFDFVITEIGGTVGDIESLPFLESVRQLKWELGANCLCVHLTYIPFIAAAGEVKTKPTQHSVKHLQEVGIQPDILVLRTEHELKEDILAKVALFCNVPVEAVVQSYDVPTIYEVPLVLQEQKMDEVILRKVGLEIGEKPELKAWKDFLKMKQEAKDEVVIGLVGKYVELQDAYKSIDEALQQAAIYNNRKLVLKHIQSERIDEANVAKTLKGLDGIVVAPGFGTRGVDGKLHTLKYARENDIPMLGICLGMQCTMIEFARNVLGWTDANTTEIDPNTTHKVIDIMEDQKSVINLGGTMRLGSYKCHLTQGTKIAEAYGSTDIEERHRHRFEFNNKYKADFEAAGVIFSGHNPDSGLVEAVELPDKKWYVAVQYHPEYNSTVVKPNPLFISFVRASIAEHDSK; the protein is encoded by the coding sequence GTGAATACTTCAAGTGGCACAAAGTACATCTTTGTAACGGGCGGTGTGGTTTCTTCTCTCGGTAAAGGTATTGTAGCCGCCTCTTTAGGCAAACTCCTACAAGCAAGAGGATACAGGGTGACAATCCAAAAGTTTGACCCCTACATCAACATTGATCCCGGGACTCTCAACCCCTACGAGCATGGCGAATGCTATGTCACAACCGACGGACATGAAGCAGACTTGGATCTCGGCCACTACGAAAGGTTCCTGAACATCTCCACCACCAGAGCCAACAACATCACCACCGGACGCATCTATCAGAACGTCATTCAAAAAGAGCGTCGGGGAGACTACTTGGGCAAAACCGTACAAGTCGTCCCACACATTACGGACGAGATCAAAAGGAATGTGAAGCTCTTGGGAAGCAAAGGCGAGTTTGACTTTGTGATCACAGAGATCGGTGGCACTGTGGGTGACATAGAGTCCCTACCCTTCTTGGAAAGTGTCCGACAGTTGAAGTGGGAGCTGGGTGCTAATTGCCTTTGTGTACACCTTACTTATATACCCTTCATCGCTGCTGCCGGTGAGGTCAAGACAAAACCCACACAACACTCTGTCAAACACCTACAAGAAGTCGGGATCCAACCTGACATCCTTGTCCTCCGTACAGAGCATGAATTAAAAGAAGACATCCTCGCTAAGGTCGCACTCTTCTGCAACGTCCCTGTCGAGGCCGTTGTACAATCCTATGATGTGCCCACGATCTATGAGGTGCCACTCGTCCTTCAAGAGCAAAAGATGGACGAGGTTATCCTCCGCAAAGTAGGACTTGAGATCGGCGAAAAGCCCGAACTAAAAGCGTGGAAGGACTTCCTGAAGATGAAACAAGAAGCTAAAGATGAGGTCGTCATCGGTCTTGTCGGGAAGTATGTCGAACTACAAGATGCTTACAAGTCGATCGACGAAGCTCTCCAACAAGCGGCAATATATAATAATCGCAAACTTGTACTCAAACACATCCAGTCCGAAAGGATAGATGAGGCAAATGTCGCTAAGACGCTCAAAGGGCTTGATGGCATAGTTGTCGCTCCGGGCTTCGGGACACGAGGTGTGGATGGCAAACTACATACCCTCAAGTATGCAAGAGAAAACGACATCCCGATGCTGGGGATATGCTTGGGCATGCAATGCACCATGATAGAGTTTGCACGTAATGTCCTCGGTTGGACCGATGCCAACACCACAGAGATTGATCCCAACACTACACACAAAGTGATAGACATCATGGAGGATCAGAAGTCTGTCATCAACCTTGGTGGCACGATGCGACTCGGATCATACAAGTGTCATTTGACTCAGGGCACAAAAATTGCGGAGGCTTATGGCAGTACAGATATAGAAGAGAGACACAGACACCGATTTGAGTTCAACAACAAGTACAAAGCTGACTTTGAAGCAGCCGGTGTGATATTCTCAGGGCACAACCCTGATTCGGGACTTGTCGAAGCTGTCGAGCTTCCGGACAAAAAGTGGTATGTGGCTGTACAGTACCACCCCGAGTACAATAGTACCGTGGTGAAGCCCAACCCACTATTCATATCTTTCGTCAGGGCGAGCATCGCTGAACATGACTCCAAGTAA
- the spt gene encoding serine palmitoyltransferase, whose protein sequence is MGILQERLAKFNTPKEYMERGLYPYFREIEGKQGTEVDMGGKKVLMFGSNAYTGLTGDNRVIEAGVEALRKYGSGCAGSRFLNGTLDLHVQLEKELAEFVEKDEALCFPTGFTVNSGVIPCLIGRNDYIICDDRDHASIVDGRRLSFSQQLKYKHNDMEDLEKQLQKCDPNAVKLIIIDSVFSMEGDLANLPEIVRLKKKYDATLLVDEAHGIGVFGKQGKGVCHHFGLTEEVDLIMGTFSKSLASIGGFIAGDSTLINWIRHNARTYIFSASITPAATAAALEALRIIRTEPERLDHLWDVTRYALKRFREEGFEIGPTESPIIPLYVRDMEKTFIVTKLAFDAGVFINPVIPPACAPQDTLVRVALMATHTKEQVDEAVMRLKKCFQELDIL, encoded by the coding sequence ATGGGAATACTACAAGAGAGACTCGCGAAGTTCAATACACCCAAAGAGTACATGGAGCGTGGGCTGTATCCCTATTTTCGTGAAATAGAAGGGAAACAGGGCACTGAAGTAGACATGGGAGGAAAGAAAGTCCTGATGTTTGGCTCCAATGCTTACACCGGGCTTACCGGCGACAACAGAGTGATAGAGGCAGGTGTCGAGGCTTTGCGGAAGTATGGTTCGGGCTGTGCCGGATCAAGATTTCTGAATGGTACGCTTGACCTTCACGTGCAGCTGGAAAAAGAACTTGCCGAATTTGTCGAAAAGGACGAAGCTTTGTGTTTCCCGACCGGGTTTACCGTCAATTCGGGTGTGATCCCTTGCTTGATTGGTCGTAATGACTATATCATCTGTGACGATAGAGACCATGCTTCTATTGTAGATGGGCGCAGATTGTCGTTTTCACAGCAGTTGAAATACAAGCATAACGACATGGAGGATCTCGAAAAGCAGCTCCAAAAGTGTGATCCCAATGCCGTCAAACTCATTATTATAGATAGCGTCTTCTCGATGGAAGGAGATCTTGCAAATCTCCCTGAGATCGTCAGATTGAAAAAGAAGTACGATGCTACTCTCTTGGTAGATGAGGCTCATGGTATAGGAGTCTTTGGGAAGCAGGGCAAGGGGGTCTGTCACCATTTCGGGCTTACCGAAGAAGTGGATCTCATTATGGGGACATTCAGTAAATCTCTTGCTTCGATCGGAGGATTTATTGCCGGTGACAGTACGCTGATTAACTGGATACGTCACAACGCCCGCACATATATCTTCAGTGCTTCGATCACTCCTGCAGCTACAGCAGCAGCATTGGAAGCTCTACGTATCATAAGGACGGAGCCTGAGAGACTTGATCACCTTTGGGATGTGACTCGTTATGCACTCAAGAGGTTTAGAGAAGAGGGCTTCGAGATCGGACCTACAGAGTCGCCTATCATCCCTCTATATGTAAGGGATATGGAGAAGACTTTCATCGTGACGAAGTTAGCATTCGATGCCGGGGTATTCATCAATCCCGTGATACCGCCCGCCTGTGCTCCCCAAGATACATTGGTGCGTGTCGCTCTGATGGCGACTCATACCAAGGAGCAGGTCGATGAGGCTGTTATGCGCCTGAAGAAGTGTTTCCAAGAGTTGGATATTCTGTAA
- a CDS encoding helix-turn-helix domain-containing protein, protein MDHIVIRIKEIIEQEGVSQILFAEKTGINKSTLSHVLTGRNHPSSKVIQKILTAYPHYRHEWLLSGEFPMVKEGYREQQAKQTNIPLFTEMTENVFSESPHVPSYQPPTLQISPALTPQIEVVTAQVARKVEKIIVYYDDNTYQTFMPLED, encoded by the coding sequence ATGGATCATATTGTTATTCGCATAAAGGAAATAATAGAGCAAGAAGGAGTCAGTCAAATTTTGTTTGCAGAAAAGACAGGCATTAACAAATCGACTCTAAGCCATGTCCTCACAGGACGTAATCATCCAAGCTCCAAAGTCATTCAAAAGATATTGACAGCCTATCCTCACTATAGGCACGAGTGGCTACTTAGCGGTGAATTTCCAATGGTGAAAGAAGGCTATAGAGAGCAACAAGCTAAGCAGACCAATATCCCGTTGTTTACTGAAATGACGGAAAATGTCTTTTCGGAGTCCCCTCATGTGCCCTCTTATCAGCCCCCTACTCTTCAAATTTCGCCTGCACTCACACCCCAAATCGAGGTTGTCACTGCGCAGGTGGCTCGAAAGGTCGAAAAGATCATCGTTTACTACGATGATAATACTTATCAGACTTTTATGCCACTTGAAGACTGA
- a CDS encoding type B 50S ribosomal protein L31: protein MKKDIHPENYRKVVFKDMSNEEIFITRSTANSRETIEIDGETYPLIKVEISSSSHPFYTGKAKLVDTAGRVDKFMNRYGNRAKK, encoded by the coding sequence ATGAAAAAGGACATCCATCCTGAAAATTACCGCAAGGTTGTCTTCAAAGACATGTCTAACGAAGAAATCTTCATCACACGTTCGACTGCAAATTCAAGAGAAACCATCGAGATCGACGGTGAGACTTATCCACTCATCAAGGTTGAAATCTCCAGCTCTTCACACCCTTTCTATACAGGTAAGGCTAAGCTTGTCGACACTGCAGGACGTGTAGATAAGTTCATGAACCGTTACGGTAACAGAGCAAAGAAGTAA
- the upp gene encoding uracil phosphoribosyltransferase, which yields MKVINLSEQHSLLNRFVSELRNVNIQNDRLRFRRNIERLGEIMAYEISKTLSYKEYDIQTPLGISRESLDEDKVVIATILRAGLPFHHGFGNYFDRAENAFVSAYRKYKDRLNFDIHIEYIASPSLNDKTIILSDPMLATGGSMELAYRALLTKGEPKNVHFASIIASQPAIDYLQQQLPEDSTLWVAAIDPVIDDHSYIVPGLGDAGDLAFGEKLD from the coding sequence ATGAAAGTTATAAATCTATCGGAGCAACATTCGTTGCTTAACAGATTCGTGTCCGAGCTCAGAAACGTGAACATCCAAAACGATCGGCTTAGATTTAGACGTAATATCGAAAGGCTTGGTGAAATCATGGCTTATGAGATCAGTAAAACATTGTCTTACAAAGAGTATGATATCCAGACACCTCTTGGTATATCTCGTGAGTCTTTGGACGAAGATAAGGTCGTGATCGCCACAATATTGAGAGCGGGTCTACCATTCCACCATGGATTTGGTAACTACTTCGATCGTGCTGAAAATGCATTTGTGTCAGCTTACCGTAAGTACAAGGATAGATTGAACTTTGACATCCATATCGAATATATTGCCTCACCATCACTCAACGACAAGACCATCATACTCTCTGACCCGATGCTGGCAACTGGTGGATCTATGGAATTGGCATATAGAGCTTTGCTCACAAAGGGAGAACCTAAAAATGTCCACTTTGCTTCCATCATTGCAAGTCAGCCTGCAATCGACTACTTGCAACAGCAACTTCCTGAAGACAGCACCCTTTGGGTGGCCGCGATAGATCCTGTGATCGATGATCACTCATATATCGTGCCGGGTCTTGGCGATGCCGGAGACCTCGCTTTCGGTGAGAAGCTGGACTAA